The DNA window GCTCCAGCCGGGCCCAGTCGACCAGTACGTCGGGCTTCAGTTCAACGCGCAGCACGTTACCTTCCTTGGCTTCATCCTGCACGCAGTGGCGGCACGATACGATGTCTTCGCGCTGATGAACGATGCCTTCCGTGTACAGAAACCCCATTGCCAGTTCTTCATCGTGGCCGGGCGTCCGCATCGTGACCGATACGCTGCGCTGCTGCCGGTCGTGCATGGGGCCGAACCCCAGCCGGATTTCGAGGGGTTCTTCAACGGCCAGCAGGTCAGGCTTTTCAACGATAGAATCGCCGGTAACTTTTCGGATGGTAATGGGCGCGACAAGAGACATACGAAACGGTGGTTTAGGTATCGATAGCATAACCCATTCGACACCGAAAAGATTAAATCGGCGGGTTGCTGCTTAGGTGAAACTACCGGACTAGTCGGTTACCTCCAGCCTCTTGAGAGGTTGTTCGGGGAAGTGTTTTGAGGTCTTCAAGTCGCCGTTTTTGTCATCCCGACGCAGGAGGGATCTTCGCTAAAAGCAGATAAAATCTGCCTGTTAACGAAGATCCCTCCTGCGTCGGGATGACAAAATTACTTCCCCAAAAAACCTCTTAAGAGCAAGGCTGTCCGACAGGCGATGCTAGGTAATACCGGCGGGGGAAGTATCCTCTCCTAAAAACTGATCGACGCAGCCGCTTTGATAGCGAACCGATTGGTCGGGATGTTGTTCGGCCCCGGCTCCAGATACGTCAGCCGGTGAACAGCCTGTACCCGGAAAATTTTGAAGATATTATCGATACCGTAGCCCAGTTCTACATACGGAACGCTGGGGTCAAGGTGCCCGAAGTGAATAGGTCGTTGGCCGTTCGGCAGCATCTTGTTGCTTTCCAGATCCTGATTGGCCTGCGACAGACTTCCCCACAGCATATCAGCGTTTGCAACCAGTCGCCAGTTCAACTTGCGGATACCCGGCAGGCGGTTAAACAGAAAACCCTCGAACCGGTGCTGCATATGAACGGCCACAAACCGATCGCTGACAAATTCGTAGAACTGCATCCGGTTGAAGGTGTTGACCGTCAGCAGGGGCGTTGGGTTACCGATGTGCGGAAACAGCAGCGGAGCGGGCAGCGTCGACGGCGTAAACCCAGCCGATAGCAGATACGTCATCCGGCCCAGCGGTCCCAGCCGGAGGGTTTGCTGCGCCCGCAGAGTGATCCGGCTGTAATTGAAGTCAGACCCCAACCCGGTTGTGCCGCGCGTGTACCGAACCGTCAGGACGGGGGCACGCTTGGTGCCGAGCGTGATGCGCTCGTTGCCGTCCATGATGTACTTTTCCTTCCGGGCCAGCCGCGCTTCGATCGCCCAATAGGCATCGTTGATGTCGGAGCGCAGGGGCGACTGATCGCCCATGTCGGGGCTACTGCGATACGCGTAGGGAAACAGCGGGTCGAACGTTCGGCTGCCAACCATTGCCCGTAGCATAATACCTTTCACCGGCTCCGTCACGAAGAACGCTTCCTTCTGTTTGCTCTGGTAGGCACCGCGATAGCGGCCAAACCGACTCAGTGCGTAGAAAATCCGGTTACCACCGATCAGTTCGGGCGTCAGGCCCAGCCGTTCGAGGTCGTAGCTCATCCGAACACCGATCTGTGTCCAGTGCTGCCGCGAAATCAGGTAATCGGCTTCGACACCGTACTTAAATTCCTTGTCGAGCGTACCATAGGCCAGATATCCCCGCAGGACCAGATGACGGCTGAAATCTTCATTCGTCCGAAAACCAACACGGGTCCGCAGCCCTTCGACCGTGTTGACGGCAAACAGATACGGATATGGCCCCAAATCGAAGCTTCCCACTTTCAGAAAGCCCGTTACGGCAATCTGCCCCACGGCCTCGGCCGTTCGCACGGCCGGTACAGAGCGCAGCGTTTCGATCATCATCCGGGATTTCTGATCGGCCTTGTTCAGCGAGTCGGGCCCGGCCAGCGTACGCTGCACGGTGCGCCAGTACGCTTCGTTAGTCGTCGCAACGGTATCGCTCGGCTCGATAGGCTGTTCGTAAAACAGTACCGGCTTTGGCTGATTGACCACCACGTTGCTGTTGCGCAGTGTTACCTGCGCCCGTATACCGAGCGACTGCTTACCCACCCCCGTCAGATCGGCGGTGAGCTTCAATCCAACCGGCAACCATCCTTCTTTCGTTTTGGCTCCCGTCGAGTCGGGCGTTGGTTCGAGTTCCTGCTCGATCGTCAGCGCCCGGACGTAGTTGAGGTTAGCCCGGCTACCGATTCGGGCTTCGATTTCGCAAAGCGCAAATGAACTGGTGTCGATCCAGGCTTTTCCCGTGAAGGCGAGGTCTTCGGGGCGCTTGGGGTCGAACTGGATTTCGTAGCAGATATGGTCGCCAATCTGGGTTGTATCGGCCAGGAAGAATTCGTACCAGTTCCGCCAGTTGTCGCCGATGGGCGACGCGAAATCTTTACCCAGAATCGGAATGTAGTTGTCGTAAAAATTTTGACTGGCCAGACTGGTACCGCCCAGCAGTTGCGAGCTTACGCCCGCATCATCGACGGCTACTCCCCGAATACGGGTCTTGCGAACGTCTTCGCGCCGACGCTGCGGGCCGGTGCGGTAGTACGTATGCGTTACCGATTCCGACACCAGCAGTGGCAGCAGCCGGTTTCCTTCACTGTCGACAATCGAATCGACCTGACTCATCGCCTGATTGATCTTCCGGAAAAGGCCGGTCTGCCGCATCCGGTCGGTTAGGTGACTCAGGGCCATTTCGGTTTTCTGATAGCTGTCGTACTCGTAGGCTTTCAGTCGGCTGCGGTCGTTGAGCGACCGGTTCTTGCGCACCTGCCGCAGTACGCGAAAAGCCGGGTTCTCCCCTGCCCGCACGACCACTTCCTGCAAGGCGTTTCCTGCCGACATGGGCAGTTGCACGTCGATCGCCTGCGTGAGCCGTTCGCCGTCGATCGCCCGGCGCGTGTTGGCGTACCCCATCGAGCTGACCACCAGCGAATCGCTCAGTACGTTGGTGCGCAATGTGTAGCGACCCTTCTCGTCGGTGATGGTGCCGACGCGTTTTCCCACCAGCGCTACGCTGGCAAACGGAACGGGTTCACCCGTTTTGGCATCGGTAACGAGTCCGGTAACTGAGTAGGTCGTTTGCGCGTATAGTTGCCCGCTCAAACACAGCAGTAAACCAGCCAGTAAGAAGAAAGTAAGCGTACGTAAACGTTTTTCCATGCGAGAAAAAAAGGTCAGCCAATTTACGCGTACTACTCAGTAATTCCTACTCGGGTGTTACCCGGCGAATACTTATTTAATATAATTTTAAACAGCGAGATTGCCGATCAGCCAACCAGCCAGATTCGGTCAGCATCAGCGCCCTGCTCCGTCCACTCGACCAGCACGCGCTGCGACTCCAGCGTGTTGACTTTCATACCAGTATAATCGGGCTTGATCGGCAGGTCGCGGTTATAACGGCGGTCGATCAGGACCAGCAGCTCGACCTTGCGGGGACGCCCGAACGCGGTCATAGCGTCGAGGGCCGCCCGCACCATCCGGCCCGTCGCCAGCACATCGTCGATCAGGATAACGCGTTTGTTTTCGATCACAAATGGTACGTGCGTCGTATTGGGGCGCAGGGGGGTGTCGCGCCGGCGGAAGTCGTCCCGGTAAAAGGTCGCGTCCAGATACCCCAGCGGTACCTCGCGGCCCAGAGTGCGGCTTAGTTCGCGGCTAACGCGCTCAGCGAAATAAATGCCGCGCGGCTGCATGCCCAGCAGCACCGTATCGGTAAAATCCTGGTGATTCTCAATGAGCTGCTGCGCCAGTCGACTTACGACAATTTCGAGTAACGGACTGGCTAAAATCAGGCGTTGTTGATTCATAGCCCAAAAGTAAGGGGTCGGTTTGCAGTTTACCGATTGGCCGGACGCTTTTTTCGCATACCCTTTTGCCGGACCTTTGCAGCAGACATCTTTCATCTGCCGATACTGTGAAATTTCTGATCGTTGGGCTAGGCAACGTTGGCCCCGAATATGCACTCACCCGCCACAATGCGGGCTTTATGGTTCTCGACCGACTGGCGGCCCAACATGGCTTTTCGTTTTCGCTGACCCGGCTGGCCTTCACCGCCAAATGGTCGTACAAAGGCAAGCAGTTCTTTTTCGTGAAACCAACCACGTTTATGAACCTGAGCGGTAAGGCGGTGCAGTACTATCTGAAGCAGGAAAACATACCCGTCGAGAACCTGCTCGTCCTGTCGGATGATAAAGATTTGCCGTTTGCGAAGCTCCGACTCAAGCCCAAAGGTTCGGCTGGCGGACATAATGGACTGCGGAATATCGACGAACTGCTGGGCACGCAGGAATACGCCCGGCTACGCCTTGGCATAGGGAGTAATTTTGCGAAGGGACGGCAAATCGATTTCGTGCTGGGCGAGTTTTCCGAGGACGAAATGATCCAGCTACCTGACTACCTCGACAAGGCAGGCGACGCCGTCGTGGCTTTTTGTACTATGGGCATACAGAACGCCATGAATAATTACAACCAATGATATAACTTTTTAAAGAATTTTGCATTATTTCAATAGCACATATATGGTGGGCTATTTTTTCTTAGGTAGGCAAATGCTATCAATTAAGCCCATTTTACCTATTTTTTATTCGGAATATCGCCAAAACGCGATATTTTTTGCGGAACATAATTCTGACACGGCTTTTACGCATGTTTGCATTCTAAAAACTTCTGGCGAGATTTGTATGTTCTTTAGCCACAAGGGAAATAGAACAAAACAGAGAATTGAGTCGTTATAGTTGTGTAATCGGTGAACGAATCGGCAACACGCTTATCCAACAGAGATTTCTGTTGCCAAGTGAACGAGATATAGGGACGTAGTTCATTAAAATTGACTGACGTTCAAGAAGATATTCGAAGTCGGCTCTGGCGGGCTTTGAAACAGTAAAGGGTTAAAGTTAGTTTTTCATGTAGAAAAGGTTAAGGGTTTAGGAATAGTCAGTATAAGGTTCTCCGTCTCGGGGGACCTTATCTTGTTTTAAGGGGTTTTACTCAGTCCATCCCAACAAAAAAGCCAGCCCTCAATCCGGGGCTGGCTTTCCACTTGCTTAACCTAAACTAAAGTCCAATTGGTGAATGATTGAGTGATTGAGTGATTGAGTGAATGAGTGAATGAGTGATTGAATGAGTGATTGAGTGAATGAGTGATTTGTATAGCAATCTTTTTTTTATTCAATCATTCTATCATTCACTAATTCTATCACTCACTCAATCACTCATTAATTCCCTCCCTTCATGCGGTTTTGTTCGGCGGAGGTGGCGGAGTTGCGTTCGCGGGCGGCTTTGACGTTCTGGTTGCCGAAGCGATAGGTGAACGTCAGGGCGATCCGGCGGCTCTCCCAGCGCGATTTCACGCTGAAGTCGATGTCGCCGACGACGGCCCGGCCGCGAAACTGGTTGATCCAGAATGGGTCGTTGACGTTCAGTTTCAGGTTGGCCTTGCCATCCATCAATTTCTTCTGAACCCCGATGTTGAACGCACCCATCGGCTGGGCGCGGTAGAAGCCGTACTGCGATGCCGAGTTGTACCAGCCCGACACTTCCGCCGACAGCGTTTTGCTCAGCGTGATGTTGTGC is part of the Spirosoma rhododendri genome and encodes:
- a CDS encoding DUF5686 and carboxypeptidase-like regulatory domain-containing protein; amino-acid sequence: MEKRLRTLTFFLLAGLLLCLSGQLYAQTTYSVTGLVTDAKTGEPVPFASVALVGKRVGTITDEKGRYTLRTNVLSDSLVVSSMGYANTRRAIDGERLTQAIDVQLPMSAGNALQEVVVRAGENPAFRVLRQVRKNRSLNDRSRLKAYEYDSYQKTEMALSHLTDRMRQTGLFRKINQAMSQVDSIVDSEGNRLLPLLVSESVTHTYYRTGPQRRREDVRKTRIRGVAVDDAGVSSQLLGGTSLASQNFYDNYIPILGKDFASPIGDNWRNWYEFFLADTTQIGDHICYEIQFDPKRPEDLAFTGKAWIDTSSFALCEIEARIGSRANLNYVRALTIEQELEPTPDSTGAKTKEGWLPVGLKLTADLTGVGKQSLGIRAQVTLRNSNVVVNQPKPVLFYEQPIEPSDTVATTNEAYWRTVQRTLAGPDSLNKADQKSRMMIETLRSVPAVRTAEAVGQIAVTGFLKVGSFDLGPYPYLFAVNTVEGLRTRVGFRTNEDFSRHLVLRGYLAYGTLDKEFKYGVEADYLISRQHWTQIGVRMSYDLERLGLTPELIGGNRIFYALSRFGRYRGAYQSKQKEAFFVTEPVKGIMLRAMVGSRTFDPLFPYAYRSSPDMGDQSPLRSDINDAYWAIEARLARKEKYIMDGNERITLGTKRAPVLTVRYTRGTTGLGSDFNYSRITLRAQQTLRLGPLGRMTYLLSAGFTPSTLPAPLLFPHIGNPTPLLTVNTFNRMQFYEFVSDRFVAVHMQHRFEGFLFNRLPGIRKLNWRLVANADMLWGSLSQANQDLESNKMLPNGQRPIHFGHLDPSVPYVELGYGIDNIFKIFRVQAVHRLTYLEPGPNNIPTNRFAIKAAASISF
- the pyrR gene encoding bifunctional pyr operon transcriptional regulator/uracil phosphoribosyltransferase PyrR, coding for MNQQRLILASPLLEIVVSRLAQQLIENHQDFTDTVLLGMQPRGIYFAERVSRELSRTLGREVPLGYLDATFYRDDFRRRDTPLRPNTTHVPFVIENKRVILIDDVLATGRMVRAALDAMTAFGRPRKVELLVLIDRRYNRDLPIKPDYTGMKVNTLESQRVLVEWTEQGADADRIWLVG
- the pth gene encoding aminoacyl-tRNA hydrolase, with the translated sequence MKFLIVGLGNVGPEYALTRHNAGFMVLDRLAAQHGFSFSLTRLAFTAKWSYKGKQFFFVKPTTFMNLSGKAVQYYLKQENIPVENLLVLSDDKDLPFAKLRLKPKGSAGGHNGLRNIDELLGTQEYARLRLGIGSNFAKGRQIDFVLGEFSEDEMIQLPDYLDKAGDAVVAFCTMGIQNAMNNYNQ